The following coding sequences are from one Lipingzhangella halophila window:
- a CDS encoding sensor histidine kinase: MEAAQRQYLQQVQQQAQAQGVPQWPGHPQAFGYPGAAQFAPQQTGWQQSLTPQQAGALHAAQPAAPPQPAAPPQPTAPPQPAAPEPAQPATETPAESAEPEARPESGPGSAKQELVTATLAGLAMRDLTLVESMIDIVEDLEDTSEDPEILDKLFKIDNLATRMRRNGENLLVLAGQDSGDPSTEPVPLLDVARAAISEISDYQRVQLGKLPELFITGTSADDLSHLLAELMDNATEKSPDHAQVVISAQSLPDERLLITVEDEGIGIPPEQLSDFNSRLRGEPILDEDVMRHMGLYVVSRIAHRYGFEVQLERRAFRGVSAHVAVPAAHYDKTGPSPAAKTSERSVPASGAASNGRPAQPAQRSATAPREQVSGPEKPAPSPRPQENSSAMDSSESPVTSAGLPRRSAHRNTTPVPMVPPEDAESTQGSTPNGDSATEEDTDTGVSRAERIRADLEGFVEGQEEAAKPDD, encoded by the coding sequence ATGGAAGCGGCCCAGCGGCAGTACCTACAGCAGGTCCAACAGCAGGCCCAAGCCCAGGGTGTGCCGCAATGGCCGGGACATCCCCAGGCGTTCGGCTACCCGGGTGCGGCGCAGTTCGCGCCCCAGCAGACCGGGTGGCAGCAGTCGCTCACCCCCCAGCAGGCGGGAGCGCTGCACGCGGCACAACCCGCCGCGCCTCCGCAGCCCGCCGCACCTCCGCAACCCACCGCGCCTCCGCAGCCCGCCGCGCCGGAGCCAGCGCAGCCCGCCACCGAGACCCCGGCGGAATCGGCGGAACCCGAGGCGAGACCGGAGTCCGGGCCCGGATCCGCGAAACAGGAGCTTGTCACGGCCACGCTGGCCGGACTGGCCATGCGCGACCTCACCCTGGTCGAGTCCATGATCGACATCGTGGAGGATCTCGAGGACACCAGTGAGGATCCGGAGATCCTGGACAAACTGTTCAAGATCGACAACCTCGCCACCCGGATGCGGCGCAACGGCGAGAACCTTCTCGTTCTGGCCGGGCAGGACTCCGGGGACCCCTCCACCGAACCCGTCCCGCTTCTCGACGTCGCCCGCGCCGCGATCTCCGAGATCAGCGACTACCAGCGGGTCCAGCTCGGCAAGCTGCCGGAGCTGTTCATCACGGGAACCAGCGCCGACGACCTCAGCCACCTGCTGGCCGAGCTCATGGACAACGCGACGGAAAAGTCGCCGGACCACGCGCAGGTCGTCATCAGTGCGCAGTCCCTGCCCGACGAACGCCTGCTGATCACCGTCGAGGACGAGGGAATCGGGATCCCGCCAGAGCAACTGAGCGACTTCAACAGCCGGCTCCGCGGTGAACCCATCCTGGACGAGGACGTCATGCGGCACATGGGCCTCTACGTGGTCAGCCGGATCGCCCACAGGTACGGCTTCGAGGTCCAGCTCGAAAGGCGCGCCTTCCGCGGTGTGAGCGCGCACGTGGCGGTGCCGGCCGCGCACTACGATAAGACTGGCCCCAGCCCGGCTGCCAAAACCTCCGAGCGCTCGGTACCCGCGTCGGGTGCCGCGTCGAACGGGCGGCCGGCCCAGCCAGCCCAGCGGTCCGCGACCGCTCCGCGTGAGCAGGTTTCCGGTCCGGAAAAGCCGGCTCCTTCCCCGAGACCGCAGGAGAACAGCAGCGCCATGGACTCGTCGGAGTCGCCGGTGACCTCGGCCGGCCTGCCCCGTCGCAGTGCCCACAGGAACACCACCCCAGTTCCGATGGTCCCTCCGGAAGATGCGGAGTCGACGCAGGGCAGCACGCCTAACGGCGATTCGGCTACCGAGGAGGACACTGACACGGGCGTCAGTAGAGCCGAGCGCATCCGCGCCGACCTCGAGGGGTTCGTCGAGGGGCAGGAAGAGGCGGCCAAACCCGATGACTAG
- a CDS encoding roadblock/LC7 domain-containing protein, translated as MDNRLSESAENFTWLISNFVSEVPGVEHAIVVSSDGLLLTSSRDFAEQHAEQLAAIASGLQSLAEGTSKMFAKGDTEQLILRMQRGYLFVMSISDGSSLAVLTSGDADMKIVAYQMTLLVESAGHALTPQLRSQLREVMAP; from the coding sequence ATGGACAATCGCTTGAGTGAGAGCGCAGAGAACTTCACTTGGCTCATCTCCAACTTCGTCTCCGAGGTCCCCGGGGTGGAGCACGCGATCGTCGTCTCCTCCGACGGCTTGCTGCTCACTTCTTCGCGCGACTTTGCCGAGCAGCACGCGGAGCAGCTCGCGGCGATCGCGAGCGGTCTGCAGAGCCTGGCCGAGGGAACCTCGAAGATGTTCGCCAAGGGCGACACCGAGCAACTGATCCTGCGGATGCAGCGCGGCTACCTGTTTGTGATGTCCATCAGCGATGGGTCCTCACTTGCGGTGTTGACCTCGGGTGACGCCGACATGAAGATCGTTGCTTACCAGATGACGCTCCTCGTCGAGAGCGCGGGTCACGCCCTGACACCGCAGCTTCGTTCGCAGTTGCGCGAAGTTATGGCCCCGTGA
- a CDS encoding DUF742 domain-containing protein produces the protein MSKRRRRGARIRPYTFTGGRTRSRHPLMVQTLVSVADAGSAPPANLLPESENIYLMCRETRSVAEISAELKIPMGVTQVLLSDLADQGHVYIHPTITGHSPSENQVLERALRGLERLFQ, from the coding sequence ATGAGTAAACGCAGGAGAAGGGGCGCACGGATCCGCCCGTACACCTTCACGGGGGGTAGGACTCGTTCCCGCCATCCGCTGATGGTGCAGACCTTGGTCTCGGTCGCGGACGCCGGCTCGGCGCCCCCGGCGAACCTCCTTCCGGAGTCGGAAAACATCTACCTGATGTGCCGCGAGACCCGTTCGGTCGCGGAGATCTCCGCCGAGTTGAAGATCCCGATGGGCGTCACCCAGGTGCTACTGAGTGACCTGGCCGATCAGGGCCACGTCTACATTCACCCCACCATCACCGGCCACAGTCCGTCAGAAAACCAAGTTCTGGAGAGGGCGCTCCGTGGACTCGAACGTCTCTTCCAATAA
- a CDS encoding GTP-binding protein, with product MDSNVSSNNSSDPASLVSTKIVVAGGFGAGKTTLVSSVSEIPPVSTEAVMTEASREHDDTTVTPHKVTTTVAMDFGRLTLDQELIMYMFGTPGQARFWFMWDDIVRGAVGAVIVVDSRRLADSFDAVDYFEKQQSIPYVVALNKFDGTLEYSIEQIREALEIAPDVPIVDFDARDRRSAGGVLTCLLEYTLSRPKSGELVG from the coding sequence GTGGACTCGAACGTCTCTTCCAATAATTCCTCAGACCCCGCGTCACTGGTCTCCACCAAGATCGTCGTCGCCGGCGGTTTCGGCGCGGGCAAGACCACTCTCGTCAGTTCGGTATCGGAGATCCCTCCGGTGTCGACCGAGGCGGTCATGACCGAGGCCAGCCGCGAACACGACGACACCACAGTCACGCCGCACAAGGTGACCACGACCGTCGCCATGGACTTCGGCCGGCTCACCCTGGACCAAGAACTGATCATGTACATGTTCGGCACTCCGGGGCAGGCCCGCTTCTGGTTCATGTGGGACGACATCGTTCGGGGCGCGGTCGGGGCGGTCATCGTGGTGGACAGCCGCCGCCTGGCCGACAGTTTCGACGCGGTCGACTACTTCGAGAAGCAGCAGTCGATTCCCTACGTCGTGGCCCTGAACAAGTTCGACGGCACGCTCGAGTACTCGATCGAGCAGATCCGCGAGGCGCTGGAGATCGCCCCCGACGTGCCGATCGTCGACTTCGACGCGCGCGACCGCCGTTCCGCGGGGGGCGTGCTGACCTGCCTGCTGGAGTACACGCTCTCGCGTCCCAAGTCCGGCGAACTGGTCGGGTGA
- a CDS encoding biotin transporter BioY: protein MPETATNRVRRRGLTARDAALIAVFAALIAVLSMSFVIPVGPVPITLQTLGVMLAPSLLGAKRGTLAVLTFLALVAAGLPLLPGGRGGVMPFVGLTGGYMIGWVLGALAIGLLAQRMMPRYRFWGGLGANILGGIVLIYLIGVPWSAYVAQDGLLATIVAAGLFLPGDLAKAVLAAAIATAVFRAYPIPPAGRPVDQGGGDVG from the coding sequence ATGCCAGAGACAGCCACGAACCGCGTGCGGCGCCGAGGGCTCACGGCCCGCGACGCCGCGCTCATCGCGGTGTTCGCGGCCCTGATCGCGGTGCTGAGTATGTCGTTCGTCATCCCCGTCGGGCCGGTCCCGATCACCCTGCAGACGCTTGGGGTGATGCTCGCCCCGAGCCTGCTGGGGGCCAAGCGCGGGACGCTCGCGGTACTGACCTTCCTCGCGCTTGTCGCGGCCGGGCTGCCGCTGCTGCCCGGCGGCCGCGGCGGGGTTATGCCGTTCGTCGGACTCACGGGCGGCTACATGATCGGCTGGGTGCTCGGCGCGCTGGCGATCGGCCTGCTCGCGCAGCGGATGATGCCCCGCTACCGCTTCTGGGGCGGCCTCGGGGCCAACATCCTCGGTGGGATCGTGCTGATCTATCTCATCGGGGTCCCGTGGAGTGCCTACGTGGCGCAGGACGGGCTGCTCGCCACCATTGTCGCCGCCGGACTGTTCCTGCCCGGTGACCTCGCGAAGGCGGTACTGGCCGCGGCGATCGCGACGGCCGTGTTCCGCGCCTATCCCATCCCGCCCGCTGGACGGCCCGTTGACCAGGGCGGCGGTGACGTAGGCTGA
- a CDS encoding energy-coupling factor ABC transporter ATP-binding protein: MLQLENVRHAYEGRTVLSDVTAELVEHRIGIIGANGSGKSTLARMLNGLIVPDHGRVLLDGRDTRKHAREIRRRVGFVFPDPGTQIIMPTVGEDVAIGLRGSGLDRAEIDGRVQRILRRHGLADHHDHPAHLLSGGQKQMLALASVLVTSPEVLVCDEPTTLLDLRNVKVIERTLRALPQQVILLTHHLDALAGFDRVLVMDEGRIVFDGAPTAAVAHYTDRMERAAAGAAEEPLGGHPDGDEPVP; this comes from the coding sequence ATGCTGCAGTTGGAGAACGTGCGCCACGCCTACGAGGGGCGTACCGTACTCAGCGACGTCACCGCTGAGCTGGTCGAGCACCGCATCGGGATCATCGGCGCGAACGGCTCCGGCAAGTCGACGCTCGCCCGGATGCTCAACGGGCTGATCGTTCCCGATCACGGGCGCGTCCTGCTCGACGGGCGCGACACCCGCAAGCACGCGCGCGAGATCCGGCGGCGGGTCGGGTTCGTCTTCCCCGACCCCGGGACCCAGATCATCATGCCCACGGTCGGCGAGGACGTGGCGATCGGGCTGCGGGGCAGTGGGCTCGACCGCGCCGAGATCGACGGCCGCGTCCAGCGGATCCTGCGCCGGCACGGGCTCGCCGACCACCACGACCACCCGGCGCACCTGCTCTCCGGCGGGCAGAAGCAGATGCTGGCACTGGCCTCCGTCCTGGTCACCTCCCCTGAGGTCCTGGTGTGCGACGAGCCGACGACCCTGCTCGACCTGCGCAACGTCAAGGTGATCGAACGAACCCTGCGCGCGCTCCCGCAGCAGGTCATCCTGCTCACGCACCACCTGGACGCGCTGGCCGGCTTCGACCGGGTGCTGGTCATGGACGAGGGGCGGATCGTCTTCGATGGCGCGCCAACCGCTGCGGTGGCGCACTACACCGACCGCATGGAGCGGGCCGCCGCGGGGGCGGCCGAGGAACCGCTCGGGGGGCACCCCGATGGAGACGAACCAGTCCCGTGA
- a CDS encoding energy-coupling factor transporter transmembrane component T family protein produces the protein MSVLGLYLPGDSVLHRTPAGVKLLALLGAVTAVVVLGDPWIAVGAAVGCALLYPLCGLRAGHAWRILRPLLPFLVLIVLFQMLGGDALVAVRTCAQLVLAVLLSGLVTFTTRVSTMLALFERVARPLRFAGVRPDRLALVLALTIRALPMVAAAWHASREAYLARGLRGRPHLMVVPVIVGLVRSAEAMGDAMTARGLD, from the coding sequence GTGAGCGTGCTCGGCCTCTATCTCCCCGGCGACTCGGTCCTCCACCGCACCCCGGCCGGGGTGAAGCTCCTCGCTCTGCTCGGTGCGGTGACCGCCGTCGTGGTCCTCGGTGACCCGTGGATCGCGGTTGGCGCCGCCGTCGGGTGCGCTCTGCTCTACCCGCTGTGCGGGCTGCGGGCGGGGCACGCGTGGCGGATCCTGCGGCCGCTGCTGCCGTTCCTTGTGCTCATCGTGCTGTTCCAGATGCTTGGCGGGGACGCCCTGGTCGCGGTGCGCACCTGTGCGCAGCTTGTTCTCGCCGTGCTGCTGTCGGGTCTGGTCACGTTCACCACCCGGGTCAGCACGATGCTGGCCCTGTTCGAGCGCGTGGCCCGCCCATTGCGGTTCGCCGGGGTGCGCCCGGACCGGCTGGCCCTGGTGCTGGCCCTCACCATCCGCGCGCTTCCGATGGTCGCCGCGGCGTGGCACGCGTCACGCGAGGCCTACCTCGCCCGCGGGCTGCGGGGACGCCCGCACCTCATGGTGGTGCCGGTGATCGTGGGCCTGGTGCGTTCGGCCGAGGCCATGGGGGACGCCATGACCGCGCGCGGCCTCGACTAA
- a CDS encoding class A beta-lactamase-related serine hydrolase: MRQSWTGPPRARNPRFPGWPRLAGAAALLAVSIALPVVVVPRVLETGGPARQEAPPTPPLGPDAAIGTDDDEPVRLAPEDAERISGVLDDYMADRAGRIAVAVEELTTGATYEYQADREFLTGSLVKLDILTLMLLRADDEDRDLTQRERELAEEMIRYSDNTITDNLFADIGYGPGLLEGNERFGLRATEPSPANVWGATTTTAADQRRLLRAVFTDTGPLSEQSREIAAELLGDVVAEQAWGVSVAAGDGGTAELKNGWVPIDDHGGRWVINSAGHVTSDSSEYLIVVLSDRHLDYSSGIECVEYVVREVTEVLDEELA, encoded by the coding sequence ATGCGACAGAGCTGGACGGGTCCCCCGCGTGCCCGGAATCCGCGGTTCCCGGGATGGCCGCGGTTGGCCGGCGCCGCGGCGCTGCTCGCCGTCTCGATCGCGCTGCCGGTCGTCGTCGTGCCGCGCGTACTCGAAACCGGCGGCCCGGCGCGGCAGGAGGCACCCCCGACCCCGCCCCTGGGCCCGGACGCCGCGATCGGAACGGATGACGACGAGCCGGTCCGGCTCGCCCCCGAGGACGCGGAGCGCATCTCGGGTGTCCTGGACGACTACATGGCCGACCGCGCGGGCCGTATCGCGGTCGCGGTGGAGGAGCTGACCACCGGGGCGACCTACGAGTACCAGGCTGACCGCGAGTTCCTCACCGGGAGCCTGGTCAAGCTGGACATCCTGACCCTGATGCTGCTCCGGGCCGACGACGAGGACCGCGACCTCACCCAGCGCGAGCGCGAGCTCGCCGAGGAGATGATCCGCTACAGCGACAACACGATCACCGACAACCTCTTCGCGGACATCGGCTACGGGCCCGGCCTCCTGGAGGGCAACGAGCGCTTCGGGCTGCGCGCGACCGAGCCCAGCCCGGCCAACGTGTGGGGAGCGACCACCACCACCGCCGCCGACCAGCGGCGCCTGTTGCGCGCCGTCTTCACCGACACCGGTCCGTTGTCGGAGCAGAGCCGGGAGATCGCGGCCGAGCTGCTCGGTGATGTGGTGGCCGAGCAGGCATGGGGCGTCTCGGTCGCCGCGGGCGACGGCGGGACCGCCGAGCTCAAGAACGGGTGGGTGCCCATCGACGACCACGGCGGCCGCTGGGTCATCAACAGCGCGGGCCATGTCACCTCCGACAGCAGTGAGTACCTGATCGTCGTCCTCTCCGACCGCCATCTGGACTACTCCTCGGGGATCGAGTGCGTGGAGTACGTCGTCCGCGAGGTCACAGAGGTGCTCGACGAAGAGCTGGCCTGA
- a CDS encoding threonine aldolase family protein, translated as MLDLRSDTVTRPTPQMRQAMAEAEVGDDVFGEDPTVLRLEQETAALLGKEAALYVASGHMANQVALNVAVGSGEEVWAHQGAHVLTDEQGATAFLARALPRAYDADEGYPPQDLLERWAEGIDDVHRARPALVCLENTFSGRVIPLAEQRRVASFAHAHGMRLHLDGARLWNAAVELGVPPAEVAAESDTVSVCFSKGLGAPVGSAVAADAETINRARRVRKLLGGGMRQAGIIAAGALHALREHRDRLADDHRRATHLAERISGIPGLEASAHTNMVWVTAPEGRAADYADAFAAHGVRCIPFDRETIRIVLHLEITDSDTEDAITRITKAAAQV; from the coding sequence GTGCTTGATCTCCGTTCCGACACCGTCACCCGGCCGACTCCTCAGATGCGGCAGGCCATGGCCGAGGCCGAGGTCGGCGACGACGTGTTCGGTGAGGACCCCACCGTTTTGCGGCTTGAGCAGGAGACCGCCGCACTCCTCGGCAAGGAGGCGGCGCTGTACGTGGCGTCCGGCCACATGGCCAACCAGGTCGCCCTCAACGTCGCGGTGGGAAGCGGAGAGGAGGTCTGGGCGCACCAAGGCGCGCACGTCCTGACCGACGAGCAGGGCGCAACGGCGTTCCTGGCGCGGGCACTGCCCCGTGCGTACGACGCGGACGAGGGGTACCCGCCGCAGGACCTACTGGAGCGCTGGGCCGAGGGCATCGACGACGTCCACCGGGCCCGTCCCGCGCTCGTGTGCCTGGAGAACACCTTCTCCGGCCGAGTGATCCCGCTGGCCGAGCAACGACGGGTCGCCAGCTTCGCCCACGCGCACGGCATGCGGCTGCACCTGGACGGCGCGCGGCTGTGGAACGCGGCGGTCGAGCTGGGGGTGCCGCCCGCCGAGGTCGCGGCGGAATCCGACACCGTGTCGGTGTGCTTCTCCAAAGGGCTCGGCGCGCCCGTCGGTTCGGCCGTCGCCGCGGACGCCGAAACCATCAACCGGGCCCGCCGCGTGCGCAAGCTGCTCGGCGGTGGCATGCGCCAGGCCGGGATCATCGCCGCGGGCGCGCTCCACGCGCTGCGCGAGCACCGCGACCGGCTCGCCGACGACCACCGCCGCGCCACCCACCTCGCAGAGCGGATCTCGGGGATCCCGGGCCTGGAGGCGAGCGCCCACACCAACATGGTCTGGGTGACCGCACCAGAGGGACGGGCCGCCGACTACGCTGACGCGTTCGCCGCGCACGGCGTGCGGTGTATCCCCTTCGACCGGGAGACCATCCGGATCGTGCTGCATCTGGAGATCACCGACTCCGACACCGAAGACGCCATCACGCGGATCACCAAGGCGGCCGCACAGGTGTGA
- the fabG gene encoding 3-oxoacyl-ACP reductase FabG: MSQTPRVAIVTGAARGIGAATARRLAAEGHSVGVVDLKEDDAKGTVQEIVNDGGTATAVGADVSDADQVSAAVNTVAEQLGPPTILVNNAGVLRDNLLFKMSEDDWDTVLGVHLRGSFLMSRAVQEHMVNAGWGRIVSLSSSSAQGNRGQVNYSSAKAGLQGFAKTLAVELGKFGVTSNAVAPGFIVTEMTKATAARVGMEFEDFKQAAADRIPVRRSGKPEDIAATIAFLTSEEAGFVSGQVIYVAGGPLD; this comes from the coding sequence ATGTCCCAGACCCCACGTGTCGCGATCGTGACCGGTGCGGCCCGCGGAATCGGAGCGGCAACCGCGCGGCGGCTGGCGGCCGAAGGCCACTCGGTCGGTGTCGTCGACCTCAAGGAGGACGACGCGAAGGGCACGGTCCAGGAGATCGTCAACGACGGCGGCACAGCGACCGCGGTCGGCGCCGATGTCAGCGACGCCGACCAGGTGAGCGCCGCGGTGAACACGGTGGCCGAGCAGCTCGGCCCGCCCACGATCCTGGTGAACAACGCCGGCGTGCTGCGCGACAACCTGCTCTTCAAGATGTCGGAGGACGACTGGGACACCGTCCTGGGGGTCCACCTGCGCGGTTCCTTCCTGATGAGCCGGGCCGTCCAGGAGCACATGGTCAACGCGGGGTGGGGACGCATCGTCAGCCTGTCCAGCTCCTCCGCGCAGGGCAACCGGGGCCAGGTGAACTACTCGTCGGCCAAGGCGGGCCTGCAGGGCTTCGCCAAGACGCTGGCGGTCGAGCTCGGCAAGTTCGGGGTGACGTCGAACGCGGTGGCACCCGGCTTCATCGTCACCGAGATGACCAAGGCGACCGCCGCCCGGGTCGGCATGGAGTTCGAGGACTTCAAGCAGGCCGCGGCCGACCGGATCCCGGTCCGCCGCTCCGGCAAGCCCGAGGACATCGCCGCCACCATCGCGTTCCTCACCAGCGAGGAGGCTGGCTTCGTCTCGGGCCAGGTCATCTACGTCGCCGGCGGGCCGCTCGACTGA
- a CDS encoding amidohydrolase family protein has protein sequence MFDAHLHIIDPRFPLVANQGYRPEPFTVADYRARVAGLGVTGGAVVAGSYQGYATDYLVTALRELGEGFVGVAQVPPDVPDARLYELHTAGVRALRFNLRRRVGSGDTDTAADIDGLVELGERAARLLGWPAEFYVDARELPALAPRIAALPRVSVDHLGLSAEGLPALLDLVAAGARVKATGFGRVDMDVASALRSIAAVDRGALMFGTDLPSTRAARPFQPADRDLVVRALGAEVAEDVLAANARVFYGIDAADT, from the coding sequence GTGTTCGACGCGCATTTGCACATCATCGACCCGCGCTTCCCGCTCGTGGCGAACCAGGGGTATCGCCCCGAACCGTTCACGGTGGCCGACTACCGGGCCCGGGTGGCGGGTCTCGGGGTGACCGGCGGGGCCGTGGTGGCGGGCTCCTACCAGGGGTACGCCACCGACTACCTGGTGACCGCGCTCCGCGAGCTCGGGGAGGGGTTCGTGGGCGTGGCGCAGGTGCCCCCGGACGTCCCGGACGCCCGGCTGTACGAACTGCACACTGCCGGAGTCCGCGCACTGCGGTTCAATCTGCGGCGCCGAGTGGGCAGCGGGGACACCGATACTGCCGCGGATATCGACGGCCTAGTCGAGCTGGGGGAGCGCGCCGCACGGCTGCTCGGCTGGCCCGCCGAGTTCTACGTCGACGCCCGGGAGCTGCCCGCGCTCGCGCCGCGAATCGCCGCGCTACCCAGGGTCAGCGTGGACCATCTCGGACTGTCGGCCGAAGGTCTGCCGGCTCTGCTGGACCTGGTCGCCGCGGGCGCGCGGGTCAAGGCCACCGGCTTCGGCCGGGTCGACATGGATGTTGCCAGCGCGCTGCGCTCAATCGCGGCGGTCGACCGGGGGGCGCTGATGTTCGGCACCGACCTCCCCTCGACCCGGGCGGCGCGGCCGTTCCAGCCCGCCGACCGCGACCTGGTCGTGCGGGCTCTCGGTGCCGAGGTTGCCGAGGACGTCCTCGCGGCGAACGCGCGCGTGTTCTACGGGATCGACGCCGCGGACACGTAG